In Chryseobacterium sp. C-71, the genomic window AAACTAAAATTCCTGACAAGCCCGTAATTTACGTTCTTGGAAATCATGAATATTACAAAGGTTCTTATCCGAAAACTTTAAATAAAATAAAAGAAGCTGCAAAAGATTCTAATGTCTCAGTTCTGGAAGATTCTTTTGTAAATATTGAAGATGTAAGATTTCACGGAGCAACTTTGTGGACAGATTTTTCGATTTTTGGTGACCCTCGATTTTATGGAATGACCTGTCAGTATGTGATGAATGATTATAAGAAAATCACTCGTGATCCATCCTATTCAAAGATGAGAAGTATTGATACTTTCAAAATTCATCAATTCTCAAGACATTGGCTCAAAGAAAGTCTGGAAAATTCTCAAGGAATGAAAAATATTGTTGTTACGCATCATGC contains:
- a CDS encoding metallophosphoesterase codes for the protein MKIQIISDLHQEFGSSDLSFDNADVVVLAGDVNLGTKGIEWIKTKIPDKPVIYVLGNHEYYKGSYPKTLNKIKEAAKDSNVSVLEDSFVNIEDVRFHGATLWTDFSIFGDPRFYGMTCQYVMNDYKKITRDPSYSKMRSIDTFKIHQFSRHWLKESLENSQGMKNIVVTHHAPSLQSVPEHFKNDPVTSAYASNLEDFIKNISRCIGFTDIFIRQQDIKLVKQKLSAIRMAILQKSITAMIKS